In Brevibacillus marinus, the genomic window GTATTGAAGGCGTAACGTTCGCCGATATCTTCGCTTACCTTTTTGATCGCAAAGTGCGTCATCCGGTACAAATCCTTGGCAGCCGGGTCCTGCGGATTGGCTTTCGGTACGCCGCCGGCAAGCAGGGAGGCGTGTCCTTCCACCAGCCGCCAGACGCGGTGCAGGAAGCGATGGCTGCCTTCCACGCCCGTATCGGTCCAGTCCAGATCGCGTTCCGGCGGGGCGGCAAAGAGGATGAACAGGCGAACCGTGTCCGCGCCGTACTTCTCGATCATTTCGTCGGGACTGACGACGTTGCCTTTCGACTTGGACATCTTCGCGCCGTCCTTCAGCACCATCCCCTGTGTCAACAGGCTGCGGAATGGCTCATCGTAGGAGAGCATCCCCGCGTCATGCAGAACTTTTGTGAAAAAGCGGGAGTAGAGCAGGTGCAGAATCGCGTGTTCGATGCCGCCGATGTACTCGTCTACCTGCAGCCATTTGTCCACCTTGTCTTTGGCAAACGGCAGTTCTTCGTTGTCCGGGTCCGTATAGCGCAAGTAGTACCAGGACGAGTCGATAAACGTATCCATCGTGTCCGTTTCGCGCCGCGCTTTCCCCCCGCAGTTGGGGCAGGTGGTGTTGACAAAGGACTCCGACGACGTCAACGGGTTGCGTTTGCCGTCGATCACCACGTCTTCCGGCAGCAGAACCGGCAGCTGCTCTTTGGGGACAGGGACAATCCCGCACTGGTCGCAATAGACGATCGGAATCGGCGCCCCCCAGTACCGCTGCCGCGAGACGAGCCAGTCGCGCAGCCGGTACGAGACGGTGGGACCGCCCTGCCCGTTCTGCCGGAGATAGTCGGCGATCGCCCGGATCGCTTCCCGGTTGGGCATGCCGTCAAACGGCCCGGAATGAATCAGCGTTCCCTCGCCGGTATAGGCCGCGTCAACCCCGATCTCTTCCACCAGCATCGATTGGTCGAGCGGATTGATGACCGCTTTGATCGGCAAGCCGTACTTTTTGGCAAAGGCGAAATCGCGTTCATCGTGCGCGGGTACGCCCATCACCGCACCCGTTCCGTAGTCGAGCAGGACGTAGTTGGCCACCCAGATCGGAATCTCTTCCCCGGTCAGCGGATGTTTGGCGTACGCTCCCGTAAAGTACCCCACTTTCTCCGCATCAGCAGAGGTGCGCACGATCTCGCTTTCCTTCTTCATTTGTTCGATGAAGCGGGTCACCTCTGCCTCCTGCGGCTTGCCCGCGATCAAGCGGCGCACCAGCGGATGTTCGGGCGCCAGCACCATGTAGGTGACGCCGTACAAGGTGTCCGGACGGGTGGTGAAGACGGTGATCGCCTCGTCCCCCAGCTCCGGCAGCGTAAAGGTGACATTGGCTCCCTCGCTTTTGCCGATCCAGTTGCGCTGCATGGTGCGCACTTTTTCCGGCCAGCGCGGCAGACCGTCCAGGTCGGCCAGCAGCCGTTCGGCGTAATCGGTGATGCGGAAGAACCACTGCTCCAGATCTTTTTTCGTCACTTCCGAATCACAGCGCCAGCAGCGACCGTCAATCACCTGTTCGTTGGCCAGCACGGTGGAGCACTCCGGACACCAGTTGACATACGCTTTTTTGCGGTAAGCCAGGCCGCGTTCATAGAACAAGAGGAACAGCCATTGCGTCCACTTGTAGTAATCGGGCGCGCAGGTGGTCACCTCCCGCGACCAGTCGAAGCTGACCCCGATCCGCTCCATCTGTTGTTTCATATAGGAAATGTTCTCGTATGTCCATTTCGACGGAGCGGCACCGTACTTAACGGCCGCATTTTCCGCCGGCAGTCCAAACGCGTCCCACCCCATCGGGTGAAGCACCTGATATCCGTTCATCCGCTTGTAGCGCGCGATGATATCGCCGATCGAATAGACCCGCATATGCCCCATGTGCAGGCGTCCGGAAGGATAAGGAAACTGCTCCAGGCAGTAAAATTTTGGCTTCCCGGCAGCTTCGTTCGTCTTGTGCTGCCCGCTTTCTTTCCAGCGCTGCTGCCATTTCCGTTCGATCTGAGCCGGGTCGTATTGTCTAGCCATAGGTATGCCTCCTCTGTTGCGAAATAAGAAAACCTCCCATCGCCTACAGCCGAAGCTGTCAGGGACGAGAGGTCTGATTCCCGTGGTACCACCCTGCTTGACAGATCCGGATTACGGCCGGTTCTGCCCACTTTCAGCTTCCGTAACGTGGAAGAAACGCTCCGTCCTACGCAGCCAATCGGCGAGCATCGTCACCGGTAAGATCAGCGGTACAACCGAAGGCTCCAGCCGCAGCTGATCAGGTGATGTGGACAAACCCGCTCTGGCCTTCAGCGGAGAGCTTGGAGGACAGTTCGGAAAGCGACCGGGTTGACTTGCACCAACCGTCAACTCTCTGGCACCAACCGTCTTTCGTACTACTCCTCTTCATCGCCAAACCTATCCGATTACCACTGATTATAGTCAAACTTCGACATCGCTGTCAACGCGGTTTGCGAGCGGCATAAAACAGACGTTCGCTCTGCGGCTGCGGCGGCTGGTGCCGGAAGTCGGCGGTGACCACAATGTCCGCAAATCCCGCCTCCTCCAGCCAGCTGACCATCGCTGCGGGCTGGTAGGCGCGCTGCTGGTGCACCTCTTCCAGGCGGCGGTACAAGCCGTCCGGCTGGCGCAGGAAAAAGCACAGCTGATGCTCCACTTCGAGGCGCAGCGGATCACAGACACACTGCCAGATGTAGCTGATCTCCCGGTCCAGCAGCGTAAACGTGTTTTCCCCGAATCCATTGAGGATTTGGTACGGACTGTGCACATCAAACAAAAACCGGCCTCCGGGGCGCAGGTGTTCGTAAACGCGGCGGAACGTCTGCCGCACCTCCGCTTCCTCCACCAGGTAGCTGAGCGAATCGCAGAAAGAGATGACCACATCGGCCGGCGCCAGCGCCAACTGCCGCATGTCCTGCTCGACCCAGGTTACCTCCGTCCGGGCCTGCCTCATCTTCTCGCGGGCAACCGCCAGCATTTCCGGCGAAATGTCGACGCCGATCACCCGATACCCCCGTTTGGCCAGCGGAATGCTGATGCTGCCTGTCCCGCAGCCAAGCTCGATAATCGTCAGCGGAGCAGCCGCACGACGCAAGGCCGCGTCCAAAGAGACCTCCCTACCCTCCGGCCCGGGCGAAGCGGCGCTCTCCCCCGTCGGCGCGGCGGGTTCAGCCGCCAGCTGCTGCTCCAACCAGCGCAGCCACTTGTCATAAGGAGCGTCTTTCATCAGCTTGTCGTACACGGCGGCCAAATGATGGTATGTCATCGGTTACACCTGCTCTTCAAAGGTGACGCGCGGCGCATCGGCCCACAGCCGTTCGATGTTGTAGAAGTCCCGCTCTTCGCGATGAAAAACGTGCACGACCACGTCTCCCAGGTCGAGCAGCACCCATTTTCCTTCCTCCAGTCCCTCGACCCCTCGCACGTTGTAGCCCTGCTGGTAGGCTTTCTCCCGGATCTCGTTCACAATCGCCTGGACCTGCCGTTCATTGTTACCGTGACAAATCACAAAATACTCGGCGATCACGGTCAGATTGCTGATGTCGATGATGACGATGTTTTCCGCTTTCTTCTCTTCGGCCGCCTTTACCACGAGACGGGCCAACGCTGCTGCTGCCATGAACTCCCTCCTCGGTTACACGAGTAAATCGTTGTAGGCCAACAGGGTGAGTGGATACACCTGTTTTTTCCGTTCAATCAAATCCCGAATCGTCCCGCCCAAGGCATGCGCGAGCGCCTGATTCAAATCCTCGCCGGCGAGCCGGCGGATTTCCTCCACACCGGGAAAGGAGCGGGTGGGCTCGATGTAATCGGCCAGACAGACCACTTTTTCCAGCAACGACATGTTTACCCGCCCCGTCGTGTGGTAGCGGACGGCTTGCAGCACGTCCGGATCGGTGATGCCCAGCTCGCTTTGAATGACGATCGCGCCGACGAAGGCGTGCCACAGATTCTTGTCTCCAGCCAATAGATCCTGCGGCAGATCGTAGCGAATCAGATACTCGCGCAGCCGCTCGGTCGGCCAACTTTTGCAGTAGTCGTGGACGTACCCGGCCAGCTCGGCCTTGTCCGGATCGGCTCCATACCGCTCGGCCAACTGGCGAGCCGCCTCGGCCACCCCCAACGTATGCTGGTAGCGCTTTTCATTCATCTGCAGCCGCACTTGCTGCAGCAGCTTTTCCCGATCATACTGAATCCCCATACAATCGATTCTCCTTTATATAGCGTTCCACTGCTTGCGGAACAAGATAGCGGATGGAACGGCCTGCTCTCACTTTTTGGCGAATCAGCGATGACGAAACGTCCCACAGCGGCATTTCCACAAAGGTGACAGAGGCTGCAAGGCTTTGCCGGTCAAAGGTGCTGCCCGGGCGATACAGCCCGATAAACCGGACCAGCTGCACCAGTTCGGAAAAACGGTGCCATTGCGGCAGGCTGTTTACCATGTCCCCGCCGACAATGAAAAAAAATTGCGCGTCCGGGTATGTTCCGATCAGTTGCCGCATCGTGTCGATCGTGTACGACGGACCGGAACGATCCAGTTCCAAGCGGCTGACGCGAAAGGCGGGATGGTCGGCGGTGGCAAGCTCCACCATCCGCAGCCGGTGATGGGCCGCCGTGATCTGCTCATGCTGTTTGTGCGGGGGGATGTGTGCCGGCAGGAACCAGACCTCGTCCAATTCCGCCTGCTCGCGGGCCTGTTCTGCCGCCAGCAGGTGGCCGCAGTGGATCGGGTCAAACGTGCCGCCCATGATGCCGATTTGTCGTCTCATCATCATCGCCTCAGGGCAGCACAATCGTTTTCTTTTCTTTTGATTCTTTGTAGAGCACAACCGTGTGTCCGATCAACTGCACCAGCTCCGCGCCGGTTCCGCGAGCCAGCGCTGCGGCCACCTCATGTTTGTCGTCCAGGTTGTTTTGCAGGATGGAGACCTTGATCAATTCCCGCGCCTCCAGCGCTTCCCCAATCTGCTTGACCATGTTGTCGTTCACGCCGCCTTTCCCCACTTGAAAGATGGGCGTGAGGTGGTGGGCAAGCGACCGGAGATAGCGCTTTTGCTTGCCAGTCAACATGCTAGTTTCCTCCTTGCCGCAGTTTGCTGAGCACGGTTTGCCGCATCAGCTCGACGGGCGCCTCCGCGTTTGTCCACAAGCTAAAGGCGAGCGCCCCCTGATAGACAAACATCCCGACGCCGCCGTGCGTCTTCGCTCCCGCGCGTTCTGCTTCGGCCAGCAGTTTGGTCTGCAGCGGATTGTAAATCAAATCACTGACGATCTGGCCGCTGTGCAGCCACTCGGCGGGAATCGGCATCTCCGCCGTATGGGGATACATCCCGACGGAAGTCGTGTTGATCAACAGGGTGGCGCTTTCCACCGCCTGCTGACAGGCGTTTGGTTCGACGACTTGCACATCTGCGGCCGGCCGGAGCAGGCTGGCCAACTGCTCGGCTTTCTCCCGCGAGCGATTGATGATGCGGATCGCTTTTACCCCCTGCTGGACCAACGTACAAGCGACAGCCCGCGCGGCGCCGCCTGCTCCCAACAAGGTAACCCGCTGCTGGGTCAAGTCGAGGTGGGTCTCCTCCACCAGCGAGCGGACATACCCCAGTCCGTCCGTGTTGTAGCCGATCAGCCGGCCCTGCTCGTTGACGACCGTATTGACCGCGCCGATCTGTCTGGCCAAGGGATCCACCTCATCAAGCAGCGGCAGGATCGCCACCTTGTGCGGAATCGTCACGTTTACCCCCCGCATGCCAAATGCGCGAATCGCCTGAACCGCGTGTGGCAGCTCGTCCGGCGCCACGTCAAAGGCGAGATAAACATAATCAAGGTTCAGCTCGGCGAAGGCTGTATTGTGCATCAGCGGCGACTGGGAATGCCGCACCGGATGCCCCAACAGGCCGACCAAGCGGGTATGGCTGGTGATCATCGGCTTCTCCTCTTTTCCTTTTTTTCCATATCGCCAAGCGGCGAAACGATTTGCGGTCCGTGCCGCGGATCATCAGCGAACAACGGCTGGCAAAACGGCTAGATCAACGCTCTGCGAATCCCCACATGAACCCCTTTGGGAACGTAAACCTCCAGGTAGGCATCCGCTTTCCCCGTCAACGTGACCCAGCCCAGTCCGGAGATGACCACATCGCGCGATTCGCCCGCATCCACCTTGAAAGCGTGCCGGGTAAACGGGGGCAGGCTGGCGACAGCCTCTCCGCTCGGCGGAGCAAGCAGCGTCCCGTGGTGTTTGGCCAACAGCTGATCGGCGTTCTCCAGCTTGGTGCGATGGATCTTCAGCCGGTTGGATACGTAAACGACAAACGGCTGATGCTTGCCGCGGACGAAGTCGATCCGCGCCAAGCCGCCGAGAAACAGGGTTTGTCTGTCGTTCAGCTGATACACTTTGGGATTGACCCGGGCACTTGGCGTAATCAGCCGCAAATCAGCAGGGGTGACCATGTGCCCGATCTGCTCCCGGTTGAGAATCCCCGGCGTGTCTACCAGCACCCGCCCGTCCTCCAGCGCAATTTCGATTTTGTCGAGCGTCGTGCCGGGGAAAGGAGAAGTGGTGATGTCCGTTTCCGCGACGCCATGGTCGTGAATGATCCGGTTCACCAGCGTCGATTTACCGACATTGGTCACTCCGACAATGTAGACATCACGTCCTTTGCGCAACTCGCCGATCCTGACGAGCAGCTCGTCGATGCCCACCCCTTTCGCCGCGCTGACCAGCAGGACGTCAGCGGGGCGCAGGCCGCGCTCCTTGGCCTCGTGCTGCAGCCAATTGCGCACGCGGTTTACGTTGATGTTGCGCGGCAGCAGATCGAGCTTGTTGCCCACCAACAGAATCGGATTGCCGCCGACAAAACGCGGCAGGCCGCGCAGCCAAGAACCTTGAAAATCAAAGATGTCGACGACCATGACGACCAGGCTGTCGGTGGCGCCGATCCCGTTGAGAATCCGCAAAAAGTCGTCGTCGTCCATGCTGACCGGAGCCACTTCGTTGTAATGCTTGATGCGGAAGCAGCGCTGACAAATAACGGGATCGCGGGCCAAGGCCGCCGGAGGAACATAGCCTGGCTTCGCCTTGTCTTCCGTTTGAATCATCACGCCACAGCCGGCACACTGCCTGGCCGTACCAGCTAGCTCTTGCTCTTCCACGAAATCATCCCTTTCCTGCGCATCCAGTACAGCACGATCCGCTCCAACCAGCGGTTGATTCGCGTCCAAAAGCCGTCCGTCTCCGTCACCGGCACCACCAGGATCGTGTAAAACCCGAGCAGATTGCCTCCCAGCACGTCCGTAAACAACTGGTCGCCGATGACGACGGTCTGTTCGATCGGCACGTCCATCTCCCGCACGGCGCGCATGAAGGCCCGGCCCGTCGGTTTGCGCGCCGCCCAGATATAGTTAACGCCCAAAGGCTGGCAAAAGGTAAGCACCCGTTCCTGCTTGTTGTTGGAAACCACCGTCACCTGAATCCCGGCCTCGCGCAGCGCGGCGAACCACCGCTCCACTTCCGGCGTCGCCAGGGGGCGGTCCCACTCCACCAGCGTATTGTCGAGGTCGGTAATGATCGCCCGGATGTCCCGGGCGCGCAGTTGTTCAATGCGAATATCGTGAATGCTCTCTACAAACTCGTTCGGCAACAACTTCTCGAGAAACACGAGACACCCCCGAATTCTTCCTGCCTGTCCCCAAGCAGTGACAGCGCCATCCAGCGGTAGACCGAATGGGATGGAGCGGCTCCAACTGCAGTAGATTTCGGCACTTACTATACCATATTCCTCCGCCTGGTTGCAAAACAAAAAGGCGCCTGCTTCAGCGCCACCGAGAGCGGTTCAGCGGCCGTCCAACCGAGCCGTACTGCACCTAGAGCTCCCCTTCGCCGCAAGGGAATCAGGATGCCTGTCTCAACTTGGCCCTCTCTTGGCAGAACCGGGGGCAGGAAAAACGCGGAACAGCCGTTCCGCGCCTTCCACTCCCATCGTTTACTTCTGGGCTTTCACCCCGTCGATGTACTCCTGTCCGATTACGTCGGCAAACTCGCTGTAAACCGGTTCAAACGCCTGCTGGAAAGCGGCGCGCTCGGCCGGCGTCAGCTCCCGGACAAGCCGAGCGCCTTGACGAAAACCGGATCCCACCGCGTACGTTCGCTTTCCTTGAGCGGCGCGAAGAATTCCCGCCAGCGCCGCTTTTCCTCCGCTGACAGCTTGTGGATCGCGATGCATTCGCACGCCGCGATGTAAGCCAGCTGTTCCTGGTTCAGCCGAGCGGCCAGCTGCCGTTCCCACAGCGTCACCTCGCGAATCGTCTCCACCAGTGTGCGGCGAATATCGTCGGGAAGCCGTTCCCAAAACGACTGGTTCATCAGCACCAGGTAGCCCAGATACCCGTGATCACTGATCGTCAAATGCCGCTGGACGCGATAGAAACGCTTGGTGTAGATGTTGGAGAGCGTGTTCTCCTGCGCGTCCAACTGGCCTTTTTCCAGCGCCAGGTAGACGTCATTGAACGACATCTCCAACGGCTTCGCCCCCATCATCGCAAACTGCCCGTTCAACACCGCGGACGGCATGATCCGCACGCGCATGCCCTGCATGTCGGTCGGTTCCCGGATGGCGCGGCTGGAGCTGGTCAACTGTTTGAACGCATTGTCCCAAAAAGCCAGCGGAACCAACCCTTTCTCTTCCATCATCCGCTGCAACCGCTGGCCCGCTGCTCCATCCAGTGCCCGGTGGTAATCCGTCAGCGCGGGGTAGAGAAAGGGCAAATCAAACGCTTCCGCTTCCGGTACGATGCCCGACAGTTTGGACAGACTGGGCGCAATCATCTGGATGTACCCTTCCTGAAGCGCTTTCAGTTCTTCGTAATCGCTGTACAGTGAACCGTTGGCAAAAACCTGCACTTCCACGCGTCCATTGGTTCGCTCCTTCATCAGCGCGGCGAAACGCCTCGCCGCCTGCCCCTTGGGAGTATCCTCGCCCACGACATGGGAAAAGCGGATGATCAGCTTCTCCGCTTCGCTCACCTGCTCGTAGTCGATCGCTGTGCGGTCGCAGGCGGCGAGGAGCAGCGCGATTAGGAGCAGCAGGGCAGACTTGGGGAAGCGTTTGCAAGCAAGAGGTACCTGCATGTGCGCAACGCTCCTTTCCTAGTGCAAAGTTTAAGGCAATCGGGAAATTTTACAATTTTTTGCGCATATTGATCTTATTGCTCTTTTTGTTCTTACAGCTCTTCCTTTTGCCATCAAAAAACCGCAGGGGGAGACACCCTGCGGTTCAACTTTTTCCCAATAACCGATAGCGATTGCGGGCGATCCAGGCATATCCCCTTTCGCCCAGCCAAGCCGCCCCCGGCAGATAGAGCAGCGGTTGGAGAAAGCACAGCCACGTGTAGCCCAACAAGCTGCGAATCGCGTAAAAACCCTGATAATGCCGACCGTCTTCTGTCACAACGGCCATCGTCTCGCCGCAGCCGGTACCGTCCAGCCCGCACAGCGGCGCATCGCGATAATGCTTCCAGACGACGCCCGCGGGGTTGCGAGCGAATCGCAGAAACCACTTCCGCAGCTGTTGGCAGAGCGGGCAGTGTCGATCGTAATACACCGTCACGTGTTTCATCGTTCACCCTTCTTTCGCGCAGCATGCAACGGATCCTCCGCCGATTCATCCTGCCATCTGCCGGTCCCGCTCCTGTTTGTGCCGCTATTTCAACCGTCTTTCCGCTTCCAGGCCCAACTTGCGCAAAAGCCTGATGGCCTGCTCCTTTTCTTCCGCATCCAATCCGCTGACGGCATGGCGAATCACCTCGGCATGCAGCGGAAAAATCCGTTCGATCAGCGCCTTCCCTTTTTCCGTCAAGACAGCATACGTAACCCGCCGGTCATGCGGGCACGGCTGCCGGTCGATCATCCCGTTCTTCTCCAGCTTGTCGATCACGTAGGTCACACTGCCGCTCGCCAGCAGGATGCTGGAGCCGATCTGCTGCAGCGGCTGCCGCCCTTTGTGATACAACAGCTCCAAAACGGAAAATTCTGTATGATGAAGCCCGTGCGCTTTGATATCCCGCAGCGAGTGTTCGGTCACACTGCGGAACGCGCGGGAAAAGACACGATACAAGTGAAGCGCCTGTTCCGTCTCCTGATCAAAATTTCTCATGTGATCCCCCTTTGTCAAACCGGCAGAGTACCTGTGTGAGATATCTTACCCGGTTGCGCGCCGAACCGTCAAACACGCAACCTTGACGAAGCTCATTGTACCAGATTATAATAACAACCGTGCAAGAAATATCTTGATTTCGAGATATTTGAATCAAAGATATTAAGGAGGAATGGAAGATGGCAAAAGTATTGATTGTATACTACAGTGCCTACGGCCATATTTTTGAAATGGCCAAAGCTGTCGCGGAAGGAGCCAAGCAAACGGCCGGCACCGAAGTCAAGATCGTCAAAGCGCCGGAGTTCGCGGTGGTAAAAGAAGCGATGTCCGGGCAGGAAGCGTATGTGGCTGCGCAGCAAAAACAAGCGGACATTCCCGAGGTCACACAGGATGATCTCGTCTGGGCGGACGCGATCATCTGGGGCGTTCCCACCCGCTATGGGATGATGCCGGCCCAGTTGAAGCAGGTGCTGGACGCATCCGGCGGTTTGTGGGCAAAGGGCGCGCTGGAAGGAAAGGCAACAGCCGTCTTTACCAGCTCCGGTTCGATTCACGGCGGTCAGGAGTCAACCATCTTGACCACGCTGGTTCCGCTGCTTCACTTTGGCATGATTTTCGTGGGCCTGCCCTATGGCGAAAATCCGG contains:
- the leuS gene encoding leucine--tRNA ligase: MARQYDPAQIERKWQQRWKESGQHKTNEAAGKPKFYCLEQFPYPSGRLHMGHMRVYSIGDIIARYKRMNGYQVLHPMGWDAFGLPAENAAVKYGAAPSKWTYENISYMKQQMERIGVSFDWSREVTTCAPDYYKWTQWLFLLFYERGLAYRKKAYVNWCPECSTVLANEQVIDGRCWRCDSEVTKKDLEQWFFRITDYAERLLADLDGLPRWPEKVRTMQRNWIGKSEGANVTFTLPELGDEAITVFTTRPDTLYGVTYMVLAPEHPLVRRLIAGKPQEAEVTRFIEQMKKESEIVRTSADAEKVGYFTGAYAKHPLTGEEIPIWVANYVLLDYGTGAVMGVPAHDERDFAFAKKYGLPIKAVINPLDQSMLVEEIGVDAAYTGEGTLIHSGPFDGMPNREAIRAIADYLRQNGQGGPTVSYRLRDWLVSRQRYWGAPIPIVYCDQCGIVPVPKEQLPVLLPEDVVIDGKRNPLTSSESFVNTTCPNCGGKARRETDTMDTFIDSSWYYLRYTDPDNEELPFAKDKVDKWLQVDEYIGGIEHAILHLLYSRFFTKVLHDAGMLSYDEPFRSLLTQGMVLKDGAKMSKSKGNVVSPDEMIEKYGADTVRLFILFAAPPERDLDWTDTGVEGSHRFLHRVWRLVEGHASLLAGGVPKANPQDPAAKDLYRMTHFAIKKVSEDIGERYAFNTAISTIMELVNKLYAYPEEADRGTLAFAIEHLLILLAPITPHIAEELWQMIGKQDSVHEQSWPAYDPQALVLDEVEIVIQVNGKVREKLIVPNGLSREELEQLVINHDKTKALLQDKTVRKVVAVPGKLVNLVVS
- a CDS encoding class I SAM-dependent DNA methyltransferase, translating into MTYHHLAAVYDKLMKDAPYDKWLRWLEQQLAAEPAAPTGESAASPGPEGREVSLDAALRRAAAPLTIIELGCGTGSISIPLAKRGYRVIGVDISPEMLAVAREKMRQARTEVTWVEQDMRQLALAPADVVISFCDSLSYLVEEAEVRQTFRRVYEHLRPGGRFLFDVHSPYQILNGFGENTFTLLDREISYIWQCVCDPLRLEVEHQLCFFLRQPDGLYRRLEEVHQQRAYQPAAMVSWLEEAGFADIVVTADFRHQPPQPQSERLFYAARKPR
- the rsfS gene encoding ribosome silencing factor; this encodes MAAAALARLVVKAAEEKKAENIVIIDISNLTVIAEYFVICHGNNERQVQAIVNEIREKAYQQGYNVRGVEGLEEGKWVLLDLGDVVVHVFHREERDFYNIERLWADAPRVTFEEQV
- the yqeK gene encoding bis(5'-nucleosyl)-tetraphosphatase (symmetrical) YqeK; the encoded protein is MGIQYDREKLLQQVRLQMNEKRYQHTLGVAEAARQLAERYGADPDKAELAGYVHDYCKSWPTERLREYLIRYDLPQDLLAGDKNLWHAFVGAIVIQSELGITDPDVLQAVRYHTTGRVNMSLLEKVVCLADYIEPTRSFPGVEEIRRLAGEDLNQALAHALGGTIRDLIERKKQVYPLTLLAYNDLLV
- a CDS encoding nicotinate-nucleotide adenylyltransferase, with the protein product MRRQIGIMGGTFDPIHCGHLLAAEQAREQAELDEVWFLPAHIPPHKQHEQITAAHHRLRMVELATADHPAFRVSRLELDRSGPSYTIDTMRQLIGTYPDAQFFFIVGGDMVNSLPQWHRFSELVQLVRFIGLYRPGSTFDRQSLAASVTFVEMPLWDVSSSLIRQKVRAGRSIRYLVPQAVERYIKENRLYGDSV
- the yhbY gene encoding ribosome assembly RNA-binding protein YhbY, which gives rise to MLTGKQKRYLRSLAHHLTPIFQVGKGGVNDNMVKQIGEALEARELIKVSILQNNLDDKHEVAAALARGTGAELVQLIGHTVVLYKESKEKKTIVLP
- a CDS encoding shikimate dehydrogenase, translating into MITSHTRLVGLLGHPVRHSQSPLMHNTAFAELNLDYVYLAFDVAPDELPHAVQAIRAFGMRGVNVTIPHKVAILPLLDEVDPLARQIGAVNTVVNEQGRLIGYNTDGLGYVRSLVEETHLDLTQQRVTLLGAGGAARAVACTLVQQGVKAIRIINRSREKAEQLASLLRPAADVQVVEPNACQQAVESATLLINTTSVGMYPHTAEMPIPAEWLHSGQIVSDLIYNPLQTKLLAEAERAGAKTHGGVGMFVYQGALAFSLWTNAEAPVELMRQTVLSKLRQGGN
- the yqeH gene encoding ribosome biogenesis GTPase YqeH; the encoded protein is MEEQELAGTARQCAGCGVMIQTEDKAKPGYVPPAALARDPVICQRCFRIKHYNEVAPVSMDDDDFLRILNGIGATDSLVVMVVDIFDFQGSWLRGLPRFVGGNPILLVGNKLDLLPRNINVNRVRNWLQHEAKERGLRPADVLLVSAAKGVGIDELLVRIGELRKGRDVYIVGVTNVGKSTLVNRIIHDHGVAETDITTSPFPGTTLDKIEIALEDGRVLVDTPGILNREQIGHMVTPADLRLITPSARVNPKVYQLNDRQTLFLGGLARIDFVRGKHQPFVVYVSNRLKIHRTKLENADQLLAKHHGTLLAPPSGEAVASLPPFTRHAFKVDAGESRDVVISGLGWVTLTGKADAYLEVYVPKGVHVGIRRALI
- a CDS encoding YqeG family HAD IIIA-type phosphatase, with protein sequence MFLEKLLPNEFVESIHDIRIEQLRARDIRAIITDLDNTLVEWDRPLATPEVERWFAALREAGIQVTVVSNNKQERVLTFCQPLGVNYIWAARKPTGRAFMRAVREMDVPIEQTVVIGDQLFTDVLGGNLLGFYTILVVPVTETDGFWTRINRWLERIVLYWMRRKGMISWKSKS
- a CDS encoding DctP family TRAP transporter solute-binding subunit encodes the protein MQVPLACKRFPKSALLLLIALLLAACDRTAIDYEQVSEAEKLIIRFSHVVGEDTPKGQAARRFAALMKERTNGRVEVQVFANGSLYSDYEELKALQEGYIQMIAPSLSKLSGIVPEAEAFDLPFLYPALTDYHRALDGAAGQRLQRMMEEKGLVPLAFWDNAFKQLTSSSRAIREPTDMQGMRVRIMPSAVLNGQFAMMGAKPLEMSFNDVYLALEKGQLDAQENTLSNIYTKRFYRVQRHLTISDHGYLGYLVLMNQSFWERLPDDIRRTLVETIREVTLWERQLAARLNQEQLAYIAACECIAIHKLSAEEKRRWREFFAPLKESERTRWDPVFVKALGLSGS
- a CDS encoding thiol-disulfide oxidoreductase DCC family protein, coding for MKHVTVYYDRHCPLCQQLRKWFLRFARNPAGVVWKHYRDAPLCGLDGTGCGETMAVVTEDGRHYQGFYAIRSLLGYTWLCFLQPLLYLPGAAWLGERGYAWIARNRYRLLGKS
- a CDS encoding MarR family winged helix-turn-helix transcriptional regulator → MRNFDQETEQALHLYRVFSRAFRSVTEHSLRDIKAHGLHHTEFSVLELLYHKGRQPLQQIGSSILLASGSVTYVIDKLEKNGMIDRQPCPHDRRVTYAVLTEKGKALIERIFPLHAEVIRHAVSGLDAEEKEQAIRLLRKLGLEAERRLK
- the wrbA gene encoding NAD(P)H:quinone oxidoreductase, whose translation is MAKVLIVYYSAYGHIFEMAKAVAEGAKQTAGTEVKIVKAPEFAVVKEAMSGQEAYVAAQQKQADIPEVTQDDLVWADAIIWGVPTRYGMMPAQLKQVLDASGGLWAKGALEGKATAVFTSSGSIHGGQESTILTTLVPLLHFGMIFVGLPYGENPEQLTAEGIGGSPYGASTVAGPDGSRSPAQADLTMAARLGARVARVAAALAAAK